Part of the Carboxydocella sporoproducens DSM 16521 genome is shown below.
ACATTCACACACATATATGCAGGCACGCTCAGGAATTCCTGACAGTTCTGATAAAACTCTTCTCTGGTCATAGCCCCAAAGGTGCCCTGATAACCACCCCCATCAAGAACCCTGGAACCAGCGGGCAGCTCCAGCCGCAGATTCAGCTGGCGCAAGTGGTTAAAGAAGAGGACAAAGCCCGATGTAGCACCCACCAGGGCTACAGGTTCTTGACCTTTTACCGCATCTTGCAAAAAGGTCAGTAACCCATCCACATCCAGCCCTTGCGTAGAAATAAAATAGCGACTGTCTTCCTTGCCATAATTTTTCACCAACTGGGCCAGACCAAAAGCCATCGCCATCCCTGGGGCCTGTTCCGGCGGTGGGATCAACATGGCCATGGTCATTTTATCCCGATCAGGAAAACAGTACTTTTTCGTCAGCAACGCATTAGCCTGGATGATATTGGCCAGACTGGACCGGTCCCGGAAAATTTTTCCCCGCAAATTGGGATCGGAAGTGCCACTGGTCAACAGGGCCAATTCACTCTTCTCTACCGGGATGCTGGCTACTACCGACTCCTTAAAAGCCTGGGTAGGAATCGCCGGAATCTGGCTCCAGTGGCTGATTTGACCAGGATATTTGCCCAATTGTTCACATAAGTTGCGGTAATAGTCGTTTGCCTCAAACTGGTAAGCGAAGATTTCCAGCGCCAGGGCATTAAACTCAGCCTCATTAGTTTCCTGCTCCCAGCTGCGGGCAATAAATGCCGCCACCTTCGCATCCAGCTCTTCAGCCCATTTTGTTAATTCCATCTTGCTCTCCCCCTTATTTTAATAGGTTAAATGCTCATGAGCAGTGGGATAAAACAGCGGAATGCCGAAAAAGGCAAAGAGGATTAAAAGTAAAGCCGCAATACTGAGCCAGGCTGCCCTGACTCCCCGCCATCCCCAGGAAAAACGAAGGTGCAAGGCTATGCCATAAACCAGCCAGGAAATGAGGGCCCAGGTTTCAATCGGATCCCAGCGCCAGTAAGCTCCCCAGGCCTTATAGGCCCAGATGGATCCGGAAAGAATCATAATTCCCAGCATAATAAAAGCAAACCCGGAAACGCTATAATTTAAACGATCCAATCTTTCCAGCTCCGCCGGATCCGCTGTTTTCCTTCGCCAGAGAAATGCCCCACCAAGTCCGGCAGCAATCAGGGCAGAACCGTATGATAGTTTAGCGAAAAAAATGTGTACTCCCAGCCAGAAAGTATAAAAAGTTCTGGGTATTTCCTCAATTTCTTTGGTCCCCATTGCGCCCAGGCCTATCATCAAAAACACCACTGGCCATAACCAGCCCACTATACTTCTCGCCGCCGGTACCAGCATCGAAAATAATTGAATTAATAGTGCAGCCCCCCAGGCATAAGAGGTATATACCTCATAAGTGCCCCAGTAAGGAAAATGCCCGGTTTGATACCAGCGCAACAACAATGCCGCCGTCTGAGGAACCAATCCCAGCCAGGCTACAACATAGCTCCATTGCCGCCAGTTTGGTTTGCTAAACCATGAGCCTGCTATTGTCAGTGAAGCTGCTACAACATAAAAGAAAACACTTACCCAGAGCAAAATCAGTTGTGTCTTGAGCACCAGCTCACCTCCTTCGATTTTTGCCAGTAAACCAGAGGCCCAATCCTGCCGTCGCTAACCAGGAACCAGCAAAGACAATTTTGGCTCCAGGATCATAAACTGTTTCTAAACCCACCCAGGCTCTGATCTCCCCTAACTCCAGCTGATAGGGACCTAAATTCCTTACCTGCCCGGGGCGAAGCTCTACTTCTTCTCCGGCTTTCACGATCAGCATGGGATTTATCAGTTTTTCCGAGTTTTTGTTTTTCTCATCTGGATAAAAGATCCCGCTCAATTTTAAATCAGGTAATATCTCTAATAGCTTAATTCTGTATCCCTGCTCATTTTCATCTGTTTTTTCTGCCGGCAATAAGAAAGCACCCACCAATTCACCATCTTTTTTTACTACCAGACCCGGGGCGTAACCCGTAGCGTAATGAAAGAAACGCCAATCTCCAATGATTAGTGGTTGCCCTTTTTCAATCCATACTGCTTCTTCTCCCCGTTCAGTCTTGACCATTACCAGGGAACTGGTGTAAGCCAGAGTTCCATCGGCTCGCCAGTGCCGCTTCTGTTCCAATAACTGTAGGTTCCATCCTGGCCACTGACGCTGCCAGCGACCGGTTTCCAGGACAGAAAAAGCAGTAGGTGTTAAAGCCTTTTCCTGGCCCTCCCCCAGTACCAGATAACCTTCTACTTTATAAGCAAAACTGAGTAGCGCCCCGCAAGTTACAAAAATTAATCCCCAGTGAAAAATCACAGACCCCCATATTGCTAACGGTGCTGACCACCGTAATTTTCGACTTTGAAACAAAGTACAGGCTAATAAATTAATCAGGAAAACCAGACCTAAAAATAAAAATACCGGATGCCGAAATAGTTGTGATTGATTAAGAACCATGGCCATTATGCTGTATCCTAACATTAAAAACATAACAACTGCTGCTAAAGAGACTGACCGCAAGAATCGCCCCAGTTTACTTATCATATTACACCTCAATGACGGAATTGAAATAAGGGCTGGTACCGGGCCTGGCTGGCCCGGTACCAGAAAGCCAATTAGTAACCCTTATGGTCTCCACACAAGGAGCTATTAGAACCACAATTGCTCTTGCTATAATTACCCGGCGCTGCATCAACAAACTTATACAATACTGCGCCACTGCTGTACGGCTTAGGATCGGTTGTCAGAACCATCAGATGCGGACGATTGACCCCATGGGGCACAGCACTGTGACACCAGGTACATTGCAAGTAGCCACCCTTCTTGTGATCTCCTAAATTATGCAGGTTCTTGGAACCGCCACCGGAACTGAAGCCGGTCTTGTAGGTACTGGAACCGCCGCCATAAGTACCATAATCATGGCACATATAGCAAAGCATGTTCTTATCATTGGAACCTGAGGTATAGGTCCAGGTCCGGGGCAGGATATTGGCATAAGCTGTAGTGCCTCCAGGAGTCGTAGGCCCGTGACAGGATTTACAGGTCAACTGACTGGTAGCAGTATAGCCGCCAATGTAGCCACCCCAACCGCTAGCTTTACTGGTTCCCAAAATGGCATGATAGGATGCCTGGGTCGTAGCAAATTCCGCCGCCTGACCGGTATGACATTTCAGACAGTCGTCGCTGGTGCTGACTGTCGGGAAGATTCCCGTCAGGTGCGGTGTCGTCAAATCAGTGTGTACCACATGGCAAGCAGTGCACTTAGTGTTCTTGCTGCTAATAGCTGTCCGCACATCGGTACGGGTACTGTTATGACAGGTAGCACAGGTGAAGCCGCGGTTCTGATGCTCCACGCTCAGTACATTGCTGTGACACTTGCTGCAATCCCACTGCGGAGAGTCAACAAAGGTACTGGTATGCACGGTGTTAACATCCGCATGGATGGTATGGCAGGCATCACAGTTAACTTTTCCCTGAGTAATAGCAGTCTGAACCTCGGTCCGGGTGCTCTGGTGACAGACCGCACAGGAGCCGGTGCCAGATGTACTGTTATCACTGGAAGGATTCCAGCTCAGATCAATCTGGGCTGAGTTGACAGCCGTAGCAGTCAGTCCGCCCGGTACGGTCGGAGGCTGGGTATCAGTGCTGCCAGTTACCGGCGCAACTGTAGTACTGGGTGTAGTGACAGAGCTTTCCGTACTTGTACCGCTGCTCAGCAAGAACCGCACTTCACTGATGGCCGCTTCTTTGTAAGTCCCATCACTGCCAGTCTTGATGCGGAACTTCATCCAGCCAAAATTCTGCATTGTGCTGGCTGCTGAAGTCACATCAATGACATAATCAGCATAGGTCCCTTTGGCGGCAGGATTGGTGATCTTGTAAGTTACGGCTGAGGTAGTGTTGATGCTCTTACCGTCACTCTTATAAGGATAGATCACGATGCTACCAGCACTATCAGTGCTCTTCCAGGAAGCCCGTACCTGTAGCTTTATAGCAGTGTAGTTCTTAGCATCTTCCAGTAACCGTACATATAGCCACTGGTCACTGTTGCTCCCTTCTTTTACCACCACATCAGAGGTGGAATAGAAGGTATCTTTATTATCGGTAATCCGGGTCAAGGCAGTGGGACTCAGTGACCTGATACCTGTATCGGATACACTGTCGCCATTATTGCCGCTAGCATATTCAGCAGCTCCCGGATTCTTGGTTATACCGGTAACCGGTGCCGGTTTAGTGGTAGCACTTACCACAGAGCTGAATCCTGAATAATTACCCGCAGCATCATAGGCCCGTACCCGGAAGTAATAGGTCGTGTTGGGACTCAGGCTGCCCACACTAAAGGTAGTACCAGTAGTAGTTCCCACCTTGACGAAGTTAACATAATCGCTACTGCGCTGCACTTCATAAGCAATACCACTGGATGTTTGCAGTGCCTTCAAGTGTTCCTCAGGCAGGTAATTCTTGTGGCAATCAGCGCAGTTCATGGGCGGATTGGCCACATAACTGGAGGTATGCAGTATCGTCCAGGACCCATGCACGGTG
Proteins encoded:
- the ccsA gene encoding cytochrome c biogenesis protein CcsA, yielding MLKTQLILLWVSVFFYVVAASLTIAGSWFSKPNWRQWSYVVAWLGLVPQTAALLLRWYQTGHFPYWGTYEVYTSYAWGAALLIQLFSMLVPAARSIVGWLWPVVFLMIGLGAMGTKEIEEIPRTFYTFWLGVHIFFAKLSYGSALIAAGLGGAFLWRRKTADPAELERLDRLNYSVSGFAFIMLGIMILSGSIWAYKAWGAYWRWDPIETWALISWLVYGIALHLRFSWGWRGVRAAWLSIAALLLILFAFFGIPLFYPTAHEHLTY
- a CDS encoding cytochrome c biogenesis protein ResB; amino-acid sequence: MIFHWGLIFVTCGALLSFAYKVEGYLVLGEGQEKALTPTAFSVLETGRWQRQWPGWNLQLLEQKRHWRADGTLAYTSSLVMVKTERGEEAVWIEKGQPLIIGDWRFFHYATGYAPGLVVKKDGELVGAFLLPAEKTDENEQGYRIKLLEILPDLKLSGIFYPDEKNKNSEKLINPMLIVKAGEEVELRPGQVRNLGPYQLELGEIRAWVGLETVYDPGAKIVFAGSWLATAGLGLWFTGKNRRR